From one Rosa rugosa chromosome 4, drRosRugo1.1, whole genome shotgun sequence genomic stretch:
- the LOC133744145 gene encoding multiple C2 domain and transmembrane region protein 16, producing the protein MATVRKLIVEVVDARDLPPKDGHGTVSPYVVVDYYGQRRRTQTVIKDLNPKWNELLEFNVGKASDATVFGDVLELDVYHDKNYGPTTRNNFLGRLRLTSSQFVKKGEEALIYFPLQKKSLFSFIQGDIGLKIYYLDEPPQPPPPPPEEAKPAETTPPPPPEETKPAEATLPPPAKEVAPPPPESEKKEDAAPPVTEQPPPSESEKPADEPPAEPAAQPPETAAAEVGESDPPPPPPPPEISGDVPVPDRHDHIEMMAASSVSKSVPEINFVGGINGPQPMARRPSGVPSYTQLEPTESMSIDRPTSFDLVEKMHYLFVRVVKARYLPANGRPVVKISASNYHVTSTPARKTNCFEWDQTFAFGRQSPDSASILEVSVWDPPVPDPTGMASGHNFLGGVCFDVAEIPLRDPPDSPLAPQWYRLEGGGSRINGDLMLATWMGTQADESFPDAWKTDTAGNPNARAKVYQSPKLWYLRATVLEAQDVVPITASLKEATFQVKAQLGFQSFKTEPSLTRNGTPSWNQDLIFVAAEPFTDHLVFVLENRQPKGTVTLGFAKIPLTAIERRVDDRKVASKWISLEDPKDEKRVYSGRMHVRICFDGGYHVMDEAAHVCSDYRPTARQLWKPPVGTVELGIIGCKNLIPVKTVNGKGCTDAYCVAKYGSKWIRTRTVCDSLEPKWNEQYTFKVFDPCTVLSIGVFDSNGVFETDGPREATRLDFRIGKVRVRISTLTTGRVYKHTYPLLVLSPAGLKKMGEVEIAIRFARVSPTLDLVHAYSQPLLPLMHHIKPLGVGQQDMLRRAAVKIVAAHLSRSEPPLGRETVLYMLDADSQGFSMRKVRANYFRIINVVAGVMDIVGWINDTRSWKNPMATILVHALLVLLVWFPDLIIPTLLFYVFAIGAWNYRFRSRVPLQHFDPKLSLADTVDRDELDEEIDMVPSTRSYEVVRARYDKLRTLGARVQTVLGDFATQGERVQALVTWRDPRATGIFVGLCFVVAMILYLVPSKMVAMAFGFYYLRHPIFRDRTPSPALNFLRRLPSLADQLL; encoded by the coding sequence ATGGCTACTGTTCGGAAGCTAATAGTTGAGGTGGTTGACGCACGCGACCTTCCGCCGAAAGACGGCCACGGCACGGTGAGTCCATACGTTGTGGTAGACTACTATGGACAGCGAAGACGAACCCAGACGGTGATCAAGGACCTGAACCCTAAATGGAACGAGCTGCTCGAGTTCAACGTCGGCAAGGCCTCCGACGCCACCGTGTTCGGGGATGTGCTGGAGCTGGACGTATATCATGATAAGAACTACGGCCCCACCACCCGGAACAACTTCCTCGGCCGGCTCCGGCTGACCTCCTCTCAGTTTGTGAAGAAAGGCGAGGAGGCTCTTATATATTTTCCTTTGCAGAAGAAGAGCCTCTTCAGTTTTATTCAAGGCGACATTGGCCTAAAGATTTATTACCTAGATGAGCCTCCTCaacctcctccgccgccgccggaGGAAGCCAAGCCTGCTGAGACCACGCCGCCTCCGCCGCCGGAGGAAACTAAACCTGCTGAAGCTACCCTACCTCCACCGGCGAAGGAGGTCGCACCACCACCCCCGGAATCTGAGAAGAAAGAAGACGCAGCGCCACCTGTAACCGAGCAACCACCGCCGTCGGAAAGCGAGAAGCCTGCTGATGAACCACCGGCTGAACCGGCAGCGCAACCACCGGAAACCGCAGCTGCTGAAGTTGGAGAATCCGATCCGCCACCGCCACCTCCGCCACCAGAAATCTCAGGCGACGTGCCAGTGCCAGATCGGCATGATCATATTGAAATGATGGCAGCTTCTTCTGTATCGAAATCAGTGCCGGAAATCAATTTCGTCGGTGGAATCAACGGTCCACAGCCAATGGCTCGGCGGCCTTCAGGGGTACCCAGCTACACACAGCTGGAGCCAACCGAAAGTATGTCAATCGATCGTCCGACGTCGTTTGATCTGGTGGAGAAGATGCACTACCTCTTCGTCCGAGTGGTCAAGGCCCGGTACCTCCCCGCCAACGGCAGACCCGTCGTGAAGATCTCCGCTTCCAACTACCACGTGACGTCGACTCCCGCCAGAAAAACCAACTGCTTCGAGTGGGACCAGACCTTCGCTTTCGGCCGCCAGTCGCCGGACTCCGCTTCCATCCTCGAAGTCTCCGTGTGGGACCCGCCCGTCCCCGACCCCACCGGCATGGCCTCCGGGCACAACTTCCTCGGCGGAGTTTGTTTTGACGTGGCGGAGATCCCTCTGAGGGACCCGCCGGACAGTCCCTTGGCCCCGCAATGGTACAGACTCGAGGGAGGCGGGTCCCGCATCAACGGAGATCTGATGCTCGCCACGTGGATGGGAACCCAAGCCGACGAGTCGTTTCCCGACGCGTGGAAGACCGACACCGCTGGAAACCCTAATGCACGCGCCAAGGTGTACCAGTCCCCGAAGCTCTGGTATCTCCGAGCAACGGTGCTCGAAGCACAAGACGTTGTCCCCATAACGGCGTCGTTAAAGGAAGCCACATTCCAAGTCAAAGCCCAGCTCGGGTTCCAGTCTTTCAAGACCGAACCATCCCTCACTCGAAACGGCACGCCGTCTTGGAACCAGGACTTGATATTCGTGGCCGCCGAGCCGTTCACCGATCACTTGGTTTTCGTGCTGGAGAACAGGCAACCGAAAGGGACAGTCACATTGGGCTTTGCGAAGATACCACTCACCGCCATTGAACGACGTGTCGACGACCGGAAAGTTGCGTCGAAATGGATCAGCTTGGAGGATCCAAAAGACGAGAAGAGGGTATACAGCGGAAGAATGCACGTGCGGATTTGCTTCGACGGGGGATATCACGTGATGGATGAAGCGGCGCACGTGTGCAGCGACTACCGCCCCACGGCGAGGCAGCTGTGGAAGCCTCCGGTTGGCACCGTCGAGCTTGGTATTATCGGGTGCAAGAACTTGATACCGGTCAAGACGGTAAACGGTAAAGGATGTACAGACGCGTATTGTGTTGCTAAGTATGGGTCAAAGTGGATACGTACGCGGACCGTATGCGATAGCTTGGAGCCCAAGTGGAACGAGCAGTACACTTTCAAGGTGTTTGATCCTTGTACAGTGTTGAGTATTGGTGTTTTTGATAGCAATGGAGTCTTCGAAACAGATGGCCCAAGGGAAGCCACGCGTCTGGACTTTCGAATTGGGAAGGTACGTGTACGTATATCTACTCTGACTACGGGTAGAGTGTACAAGCATACGTATCCGTTGTTGGTCTTATCTCCGGCCGGATTGAAGAAAATGGGTGAGGTGGAGATTGCCATACGCTTTGCTCGTGTGAGTCCAACCTTGGATTTGGTCCACGCGTACTCGCAGCCTCTATTGCCGTTGATGCACCACATAAAGCCACTAGGAGTGGGCCAACAAGACATGCTGAGACGAGCGGCGGTGAAGATCGTGGCCGCACATTTATCACGATCAGAACCGCCGCTTGGACGCGAGACTGTTCTCTACATGTTGGATGCGGACTCACAAGGGTTTAGCATGAGGAAAGTTCGGGCCAATTATTTCCGGATCATCAATGTCGTAGCGGGGGTGATGGACATTGTTGGGTGGATAAACGACACGCGTTCGTGGAAGAATCCGATGGCTACTATTCTGGTGCACGCATTGTTGGTGCTGCTTGTGTGGTTTCCTGATTTGATAATCCCAACTTTGTTGTTCTACGTGTTCGCAATCGGAGCTTGGAACTATAGGTTCCGTTCTCGGGTCCCACTTCAACACTTTGATCCGAAGCTCTCATTGGCTGATACAGTTGACCGTGATGAACTTGACGAGGAGATCGATATGGTGCCAAGCACCAGATCATATGAGGTAGTACGGGCAAGGTACGACAAGCTACGGACGCTTGGGGCACGTGTGCAGACGGTACTGGGGGATTTTGCCACGCAAGGAGAGCGCGTGCAGGCGTTGGTGACGTGGCGTGATCCACGTGCGACGGGGATTTTTGTTGGACTGTGCTTTGTGGTAGCGATGATATTGTACCTGGTTCCGTCGAAGATGGTGGCAATGGCGTTCGGGTTCTATTATCTGCGCCATCCGATCTTTCGCGACCGAACGCCGTCGCCGGCTTTGAACTTTCTGCGGAGGCTTCCTTCACTGGCGGATCAACTCTTGTAG